Proteins co-encoded in one Sulfuricystis thermophila genomic window:
- a CDS encoding CusA/CzcA family heavy metal efflux RND transporter, translated as MFEKLIRAAIEHRWLVLLAVIGMAAVGVFNYQKLPIDAVPDITNVQVQINTQAPGYSPLETEQRVTYPIETVMAGLPNLEQTRSLSRYGLSQVTVIFKDGTDIYFARQLVNERIQEARDKLPPGITPTMGPISTGLGEIYLWTVEAKDGAKKPDGQPYTATDLREIQDWIIKPQLRNVPGVTEINSIGGYSKEYQIAPNPERLTSLGVTLQDIVTALERNNGNVGAGYIEKRGEQYLIRAPGQVKTLEDISNVIVSSVGGVPIRVRDVAEVGLGRELRTGAATANGREVVLGTAFMLIGQNSRTVSQAVDKKMVEINRSLPEGVHAVTVYDRTVLVDKVISTVKKNLLEGAILVIVILFLFLGNIRAAIITAAVIPLSMLFTFTGMATYKVSANLMSLGALDFGIIIDGAVVIVENCVRRLAHAQAQYGRPLTRSERFHEVFLASKESRRPLLFGQLIIMVVYLPIFALTGVEGKMFHPMAFTVVAALVGAMILSVTFIPAAVALFIGNRVSEKENWLMVQAKRWYGPLLDRVMAAKAVVLAVAAVAVVLCGLIATRMGSEFVPSLNEGDFAIQALRIPGTSLSQSVAMQQQLESTLKAKFPEIERIFARTGTAEIASDPMPPNISDGYIMLKPQSEWPEPRKSRDELLAAVQEIAGKIPGSNYEFSQPIQLRFNELISGVRSDVAVKIFGDDMAVLNKTAEEVSSMLQKIQGASEVKVEQTTGLPMLTVNIDRQKAARYGLNVGDIQDTVATAIGGREAGTLFEGDRRFDIVVRLPESLRNDLEGMKRLPIPLPRGTGTGGLEGRTNFIQLGEVASFELAPGPNQVSRENGKRRIVVSANVRGRDVGSFVADAKAALAQVKIPPGYWTSWGGTFENLQSATQRLQIVVPVSLLLVFVLLFAMFGNAKDGLLVFTGIPFALTGGILALWLRDIPMSISAAVGFIALSGVAVLNGLVMISYIRTLREEGMPLDAAIRDGALTRLRPVLMTALVASLGFIPMAIATGTGAEVQRPLATVVIGGIVSSTLLTLLVLPILYRLAHRPDEQEEDVTAEPVHPQDATTLHQT; from the coding sequence ATGTTTGAAAAACTTATTCGAGCAGCCATCGAACATCGATGGTTGGTGTTGCTGGCAGTCATCGGTATGGCGGCCGTCGGCGTATTCAACTACCAGAAGCTCCCCATCGATGCCGTGCCGGACATCACCAACGTCCAGGTACAGATCAACACCCAAGCGCCGGGGTACTCGCCGCTGGAGACCGAGCAACGGGTGACTTACCCGATTGAGACCGTGATGGCGGGCCTTCCCAACCTGGAGCAAACCCGTTCCCTGTCCCGCTATGGACTGTCACAAGTGACTGTGATCTTCAAGGACGGCACCGACATCTACTTTGCGCGCCAATTGGTCAACGAACGCATCCAGGAGGCGCGCGACAAGTTGCCCCCCGGAATTACCCCGACCATGGGTCCGATTTCGACCGGCTTGGGCGAGATCTACCTGTGGACGGTCGAAGCCAAGGATGGTGCGAAGAAGCCTGATGGCCAACCCTATACGGCCACCGATCTGCGCGAGATTCAGGACTGGATCATCAAGCCACAGTTGCGCAACGTGCCCGGCGTCACAGAAATCAACTCCATTGGCGGCTATTCCAAGGAATACCAGATCGCCCCTAATCCTGAGCGCCTCACCTCGCTGGGCGTCACCTTGCAGGACATCGTGACGGCATTGGAGCGCAACAACGGCAACGTGGGCGCGGGCTATATCGAAAAGCGTGGCGAGCAATATCTGATTCGAGCGCCCGGTCAGGTCAAAACCTTGGAGGACATCAGCAACGTGATCGTCAGCAGCGTCGGTGGTGTGCCGATCCGGGTGCGTGACGTGGCCGAGGTTGGGCTGGGGCGTGAACTGCGCACGGGTGCCGCCACAGCCAACGGGCGCGAAGTGGTGCTGGGCACGGCCTTCATGCTCATCGGCCAGAACAGTCGAACCGTCTCTCAAGCAGTCGACAAAAAAATGGTTGAAATCAACCGCAGTCTGCCTGAAGGCGTTCATGCGGTGACCGTTTACGACCGTACTGTCTTGGTGGACAAAGTCATCAGCACGGTGAAGAAGAACTTGTTGGAAGGCGCGATCCTGGTGATCGTGATCCTATTCCTGTTCCTGGGCAACATTCGCGCGGCCATCATTACGGCGGCCGTGATCCCCTTGTCGATGCTGTTCACCTTTACGGGGATGGCGACCTACAAGGTAAGCGCCAATTTGATGAGTCTGGGGGCACTGGACTTCGGCATCATCATCGACGGGGCGGTTGTGATCGTCGAGAACTGTGTGCGACGTCTCGCCCATGCACAAGCTCAGTACGGCAGGCCTTTGACGCGCTCGGAGCGTTTTCACGAGGTATTTCTTGCCTCCAAGGAATCGCGCCGCCCGCTCTTGTTTGGTCAGCTCATCATCATGGTGGTGTACCTGCCCATCTTCGCCCTGACCGGCGTTGAAGGAAAGATGTTCCATCCCATGGCGTTCACAGTGGTTGCTGCGCTGGTTGGGGCGATGATTTTGTCAGTGACTTTCATCCCGGCTGCAGTCGCACTGTTCATCGGCAACCGCGTCAGCGAGAAGGAAAACTGGCTGATGGTGCAGGCCAAGCGCTGGTACGGTCCTTTGCTGGACCGTGTCATGGCTGCCAAGGCCGTCGTCTTGGCGGTTGCCGCAGTAGCGGTGGTTCTGTGCGGCTTGATCGCGACCCGCATGGGCAGTGAATTTGTGCCCAGCTTGAACGAAGGCGATTTCGCCATTCAGGCTTTGCGCATTCCTGGCACCAGCCTTTCGCAGTCAGTGGCAATGCAGCAGCAGCTGGAATCAACGCTCAAAGCCAAGTTCCCCGAGATCGAACGCATTTTTGCGCGAACGGGAACGGCCGAGATCGCCTCCGACCCGATGCCTCCGAACATCTCCGACGGTTACATCATGCTCAAACCGCAATCGGAGTGGCCGGAGCCACGCAAGTCGCGTGACGAGTTGCTTGCAGCGGTGCAAGAAATCGCCGGCAAGATTCCGGGCAGCAACTACGAGTTCTCTCAACCGATCCAGCTGCGGTTCAACGAACTCATCTCAGGTGTCCGCAGCGACGTTGCGGTGAAGATATTCGGCGACGACATGGCCGTCTTGAATAAGACGGCTGAAGAAGTCTCGTCAATGCTGCAGAAGATCCAGGGCGCGTCCGAGGTCAAGGTTGAACAGACCACTGGATTGCCAATGCTGACAGTGAACATTGATCGTCAGAAGGCCGCCCGCTATGGTCTGAACGTGGGTGATATCCAGGACACCGTGGCTACGGCCATCGGAGGGCGTGAGGCCGGGACGCTGTTTGAAGGCGACCGTCGATTCGACATCGTGGTTCGGTTGCCAGAATCCCTGCGCAACGACTTGGAAGGCATGAAGCGCTTGCCGATTCCTTTGCCGCGCGGAACAGGTACGGGAGGTCTTGAAGGCCGAACCAACTTCATTCAACTGGGTGAAGTGGCGAGCTTCGAGTTGGCACCCGGCCCGAATCAGGTCAGCAGGGAAAATGGAAAACGTCGCATCGTTGTAAGTGCCAACGTTCGTGGTCGAGACGTGGGCTCGTTCGTCGCGGATGCAAAAGCAGCTCTGGCACAGGTCAAGATCCCTCCTGGGTATTGGACGAGTTGGGGCGGAACTTTTGAGAACCTGCAGTCGGCAACACAACGCCTGCAGATCGTTGTTCCAGTCTCTCTGCTCCTGGTGTTCGTCTTGCTCTTTGCGATGTTCGGCAACGCCAAGGATGGTTTGCTGGTTTTTACCGGCATTCCGTTCGCGTTGACGGGTGGAATCCTGGCGCTGTGGCTGCGCGACATCCCCATGTCGATCTCGGCGGCAGTGGGCTTCATCGCGCTCTCAGGCGTCGCCGTACTCAATGGCCTTGTGATGATTTCCTACATCCGCACCCTGCGAGAGGAGGGAATGCCTCTGGACGCGGCCATTCGGGACGGCGCGTTGACCCGTTTGCGTCCCGTGCTGATGACGGCCCTGGTGGCGTCTTTGGGTTTCATCCCGATGGCGATTGCCACTGGAACCGGCGCAGAAGTTCAGCGGCCCTTGGCCACTGTGGTGATCGGCGGCATCGTGTCTTCCACATTACTGACGCTACTCGTACTCCCCATTCTTTATCGTCTGGCCCATCGACCAGACGAGCAAGAAGAGGATGTCACTGCTGAGCCGGTGCATCCGCAAGATGCGACCACCTTGCACCAAACGTGA
- a CDS encoding efflux RND transporter periplasmic adaptor subunit, producing MKIDTKKLNISKKQLVAIAAIAVTGVVLGTAILSNKTSKTAEDDGHGHGSHVEAKAHSDGEHHGKTSGDGHDHDKGHADGEHHEGPSKGPHGGKLFKEGDFGLEALLAEDGGEPRLRIWLFSKDKPLPNNAAKVSATITRLTGETQTLNFAPDKDSLVSREVVPEPHAFEISIVAQTATEPFMFVLNQEEGKVELSDAQIKAASIGIDTAGPARIKSVLQLPGEIRLNEDRTSHIVPRIAGVVESVQVSLGQAVRRGQVLAVIASPAASEQRSELQTAQKRLTLAKTTYEREKRLWEQKISAEQDYLQAKQALHEAEVAVANAQQKLSALGLTSGSSGGLNRFELRAPFDGLVIEKHLSLGEAVKEDAAVFTVSDLGQVWAEINVPAKDLPLVRVGEKVTIKATAFDASATGTITFVGSLIGEQTRMAKARVVLSNPKGVWRPGLFVSVEVTASEAEVPVTVASDAIQTLGDKPVVFLKVNGGFIAQPVQLGRSDGKRVEVVQGLKPGAPYAAAGSFVVKSELGKASAEHTH from the coding sequence ATGAAAATCGACACAAAAAAACTGAACATCAGCAAAAAGCAGTTGGTCGCCATCGCTGCAATTGCCGTGACTGGCGTAGTGCTTGGCACCGCCATTCTGAGCAACAAGACAAGCAAGACGGCGGAAGATGATGGCCACGGTCATGGCAGCCACGTTGAAGCGAAAGCGCACAGTGATGGTGAGCACCACGGCAAGACGAGTGGCGATGGGCACGATCATGACAAAGGCCACGCTGACGGCGAGCACCACGAAGGCCCCAGCAAGGGGCCTCATGGCGGCAAGCTGTTCAAGGAAGGAGATTTTGGGCTGGAGGCTTTGCTGGCCGAGGACGGAGGCGAACCACGCCTGCGGATCTGGCTGTTCAGCAAAGATAAGCCGCTTCCAAACAATGCAGCCAAAGTCAGCGCCACCATCACGCGCTTGACCGGAGAGACGCAGACCCTCAACTTTGCACCTGACAAGGACAGCCTGGTGAGCCGTGAGGTGGTGCCCGAGCCACACGCGTTCGAGATCAGCATCGTTGCCCAGACTGCCACCGAGCCCTTCATGTTCGTCCTGAACCAAGAGGAAGGGAAGGTCGAGCTTAGCGATGCACAAATCAAGGCCGCATCCATTGGCATCGACACGGCAGGTCCTGCGCGCATCAAGTCTGTTTTGCAATTGCCAGGCGAAATTCGTCTGAATGAAGACCGGACTTCGCACATTGTTCCGCGCATTGCGGGTGTGGTCGAGAGTGTGCAGGTCAGTCTGGGGCAGGCGGTCAGACGAGGCCAAGTTTTGGCCGTCATCGCCAGCCCGGCGGCATCAGAGCAGCGCAGCGAGTTGCAGACAGCACAAAAGCGATTGACCTTGGCCAAGACCACGTATGAGCGTGAAAAGCGGCTCTGGGAGCAGAAGATCTCTGCCGAGCAGGACTACCTGCAAGCCAAGCAAGCCTTACACGAGGCAGAGGTCGCCGTGGCCAACGCCCAGCAGAAGCTGTCCGCCTTGGGTCTGACATCAGGATCTTCGGGGGGGCTCAATCGCTTCGAGCTGCGCGCGCCATTCGACGGCTTGGTGATCGAAAAACATCTCAGCCTCGGTGAGGCAGTCAAGGAAGATGCCGCCGTGTTCACAGTATCTGACCTGGGACAGGTCTGGGCCGAGATCAACGTGCCCGCGAAGGATTTGCCGCTGGTCAGGGTTGGCGAGAAGGTCACCATCAAAGCGACGGCCTTCGATGCCAGCGCGACCGGAACCATAACTTTTGTGGGTTCGTTGATCGGTGAACAGACTCGCATGGCCAAGGCCCGCGTGGTCTTGTCCAACCCCAAGGGCGTTTGGCGTCCTGGTCTGTTTGTCAGTGTGGAGGTGACTGCATCGGAGGCGGAAGTACCCGTGACTGTGGCCAGTGACGCCATTCAGACCTTGGGCGACAAGCCCGTGGTGTTCCTGAAAGTGAACGGAGGCTTCATTGCCCAGCCCGTGCAGTTGGGCCGCAGTGATGGCAAGCGGGTCGAGGTGGTGCAAGGACTCAAGCCGGGGGCTCCCTACGCGGCAGCAGGAAGTTTTGTCGTGAAGTCTGAGCTCGGCAAAGCCTCTGCCGAACACACCCATTGA
- a CDS encoding TolC family protein: MLKSIHKQKRRASLAVHRATKKATAAGLLIALTAGVSFAQSLPAAQANRTAQSESQADVATLLTLQRAIALALDGNPDLTVAKREIEAAEGQVLQGQARPNPELAYLLEDQRAQTRTQSVQINLPVEMGGKRAARIAAAERGRDIAVEDLNVRRIEIRAAVVAAFFETLAAQERVALALDSVDLARKATDAVAKRVAAGKVSPVEESKARVAEAGVRVELAQAQSEHRNARGRLASLLGANPPRFTLVAGNVEALPPVPSFDSVQQRLSVSPTLRRAQLEMERRRSLVDLERSKRVPDVTFSLGVKRSNELQRDQLLFGVSVPLPLFDRNQGNLLEALKREDKARDELQALNVRVGTEVMQARERLDAIRREVEVLQRDVLPGAKSAYDAATIGFENGKFNFLEVLDAQRTYFAAKSQYLKALAEAHRAAADIDRVLGDSTPNADKPSNQE, translated from the coding sequence ATGTTGAAGAGTATTCACAAGCAAAAACGACGGGCGTCACTTGCCGTTCATAGGGCTACAAAAAAGGCAACTGCAGCGGGCCTGCTTATTGCGCTCACCGCAGGGGTATCTTTTGCCCAATCGCTGCCTGCTGCGCAAGCCAACCGCACAGCCCAATCTGAGTCGCAGGCCGATGTGGCGACGCTTCTGACGTTGCAGAGAGCCATCGCGTTGGCGCTCGACGGCAATCCAGACCTTACCGTCGCAAAACGTGAAATTGAGGCTGCTGAAGGTCAGGTGCTTCAAGGGCAAGCGCGCCCTAACCCAGAGCTTGCCTATTTACTGGAAGACCAGCGCGCACAGACCCGTACACAAAGCGTGCAGATCAACCTTCCCGTTGAAATGGGCGGCAAGCGCGCGGCCCGTATCGCGGCCGCCGAGCGAGGGCGCGACATCGCAGTGGAAGACCTGAATGTGCGGCGCATCGAAATCCGCGCCGCTGTGGTCGCCGCCTTCTTCGAAACGCTGGCAGCCCAGGAGCGTGTAGCACTGGCTCTTGACAGTGTCGATTTGGCGAGAAAAGCGACCGACGCGGTTGCCAAGCGCGTGGCAGCGGGTAAGGTTTCTCCCGTCGAAGAATCAAAGGCCCGGGTGGCTGAGGCCGGGGTGCGCGTTGAACTCGCCCAGGCGCAAAGCGAGCACCGCAACGCTCGGGGACGTCTTGCCAGCTTGCTGGGTGCCAATCCACCTCGCTTCACCCTCGTCGCGGGCAATGTTGAAGCGCTCCCGCCCGTTCCAAGCTTCGACAGTGTCCAGCAACGCCTGTCTGTCTCGCCAACCTTGCGTCGTGCGCAGCTAGAGATGGAACGCCGCAGATCACTGGTCGATTTGGAGCGCAGCAAGCGGGTACCCGATGTCACCTTCAGCCTGGGAGTGAAGCGCTCCAATGAGCTGCAGCGTGATCAGCTGCTGTTCGGCGTCTCCGTGCCGTTGCCGTTGTTTGATCGCAATCAGGGCAACTTGCTGGAAGCGCTGAAGCGCGAAGACAAAGCCCGGGACGAACTCCAGGCGTTGAACGTGCGAGTCGGCACTGAAGTGATGCAAGCCCGCGAGCGGCTGGACGCCATTCGCAGGGAAGTCGAGGTCTTGCAACGGGACGTACTCCCCGGGGCTAAGAGTGCCTACGACGCAGCCACCATCGGATTCGAGAACGGCAAGTTCAACTTTCTAGAAGTGCTAGACGCGCAGCGCACCTACTTCGCCGCCAAGTCCCAATACCTCAAGGCACTGGCCGAAGCGCATCGCGCGGCGGCGGACATTGACCGGGTGCTCGGCGACTCCACCCCGAATGCCGACAAGCCATCCAATCAGGAATGA
- the czcI gene encoding cation efflux protein, CzcI family: MRRLFMIFLLVLMPLQLSWAAIASYCQHETGAAAKHFGHHDHQHKATDGKETAPDPAKTGGGDPDCASCHAGCSSALPGEVTLPPMFSSSLDIADYWLHLTSPPFERLERPQWRVLA; this comes from the coding sequence ATGCGTCGCTTGTTTATGATTTTTCTGCTGGTATTGATGCCGCTGCAGCTCAGTTGGGCAGCGATTGCATCCTATTGCCAGCACGAAACTGGGGCCGCAGCCAAACACTTCGGTCACCATGACCATCAGCACAAGGCTACTGATGGTAAAGAGACAGCACCCGATCCAGCCAAAACCGGTGGCGGTGACCCTGATTGCGCATCCTGCCATGCGGGGTGTTCATCAGCCCTGCCTGGGGAGGTGACTCTCCCGCCGATGTTCAGCTCGTCCCTAGACATAGCGGACTACTGGCTGCATCTTACGTCGCCCCCTTTCGAACGCTTAGAACGCCCGCAGTGGCGTGTCCTCGCCTGA
- a CDS encoding IS3 family transposase (programmed frameshift) yields MARYGQAFKVRAVARMLPPESAAPQVVSREIGVGVDTLERWRAESLARPAKERVWTAAARLEAVITTAAMDDASRSAWCRENGVYAQQLQQWRDNAVRALAAPEQVRASPSQTKEDRRRIKELEREVRRKDKALAEAAALLVLSKKGRGDLQQEQGRGRMIGLEDRQEIARDIEAACDAGARLKPACELMGISARTLQRWKAGQGLESGDGRPQAVRPAPAHALSDRERAQIVSVANEPRFADLPPARIVPTLADEGVYIASESSFRRVLRAQGQMSHRGRAKAPRKGRPPTTHVATAPRQLWCWDMTFLPRDVAGRWFFLYLIMDVYSRKIVGFEVHEDDDCDHAARLVQRTALAEGIHAMPRDERPVLHGDNGATLKATTVLAMLWWLGVKPSYSRPRVSDDNAFVESLFRTAKYRPEFPEKGFTDLCAAREWARQFVHWYNHDHRHSGIRYVSPAQRHEGHDVAILAARHQVYLQARERNPARWSRGTRDWSHIRAVTLNPERDSVVTTAVSRGDIQPIAA; encoded by the exons TTGGCCCGATACGGACAAGCATTCAAGGTCCGGGCGGTGGCACGCATGCTGCCGCCGGAGAGCGCCGCACCGCAGGTGGTGTCGCGCGAGATCGGAGTGGGCGTGGACACGCTGGAGCGCTGGCGCGCTGAGTCGTTGGCCAGGCCGGCGAAGGAGCGCGTGTGGACAGCTGCCGCGCGCCTGGAGGCGGTGATCACGACCGCGGCGATGGACGATGCCTCGCGCAGCGCCTGGTGCCGCGAGAACGGCGTGTACGCGCAGCAACTGCAGCAATGGCGAGACAACGCGGTGCGGGCACTGGCTGCACCCGAGCAAGTACGTGCCAGCCCCTCGCAGACCAAGGAGGATCGGCGCCGCATCAAAGAGCTCGAGCGAGAGGTACGCCGCAAGGACAAGGCCCTGGCCGAGGCGGCGGCGCTGCTGGTGCTGTCAAAAAAAG GCCGAGGCGATCTTCAACAGGAACAAGGGCGAGGACGAATGATCGGCCTCGAAGATCGCCAGGAAATTGCCCGAGACATCGAAGCGGCTTGCGATGCCGGTGCGCGCCTGAAGCCAGCGTGCGAACTCATGGGGATCAGCGCGCGTACCTTGCAGCGCTGGAAGGCCGGCCAAGGCCTGGAATCGGGCGATGGCAGGCCGCAGGCCGTGCGGCCGGCGCCAGCCCATGCGCTGAGTGATCGCGAACGTGCGCAGATCGTCAGCGTGGCCAACGAGCCGCGCTTCGCCGATCTGCCGCCGGCGCGCATCGTGCCGACGCTGGCTGACGAGGGCGTCTACATCGCCAGCGAGTCCAGCTTCCGCCGCGTGCTGCGTGCGCAGGGGCAAATGAGTCACCGCGGGCGCGCCAAGGCACCACGCAAGGGCCGGCCACCGACCACTCACGTGGCCACCGCGCCGCGACAGCTGTGGTGCTGGGACATGACGTTCCTGCCAAGGGATGTCGCCGGACGCTGGTTCTTCCTGTACCTCATCATGGACGTGTACAGCCGCAAGATCGTGGGCTTCGAGGTGCACGAGGACGACGACTGCGACCACGCTGCGCGGCTCGTGCAGCGCACGGCGCTGGCCGAGGGCATTCACGCCATGCCGCGTGACGAGCGACCCGTACTGCACGGCGACAACGGCGCCACGCTGAAGGCCACCACCGTGCTGGCCATGCTGTGGTGGCTGGGCGTGAAACCGTCGTACTCACGGCCCCGCGTGAGCGACGACAACGCCTTCGTCGAAAGCCTGTTCCGCACGGCGAAGTACCGGCCGGAGTTCCCAGAAAAGGGCTTTACGGATCTGTGCGCCGCGCGCGAGTGGGCGCGCCAATTCGTGCATTGGTACAACCACGATCACAGGCACAGCGGCATCCGCTACGTCAGCCCGGCACAGCGCCATGAAGGCCACGACGTCGCGATCCTTGCGGCTCGGCACCAGGTCTACCTCCAGGCTCGCGAACGCAACCCCGCGCGCTGGTCACGCGGCACACGCGACTGGTCGCACATCCGGGCCGTTACCCTCAACCCTGAACGCGACTCTGTGGTCACAACGGCTGTGAGCCGAGGAGACATTCAGCCGATTGCTGCGTGA
- a CDS encoding IS3 family transposase (programmed frameshift) → MSDKQVRAQYTREFKQEAVRQVRSGQAIAVVAKVLGIPKASLSNWVRLSAKGELDGAGGGGKSIQVSPEQMEIARLRAENARLRMERDIGKKSRGVLRAGHAARYAWIHQMRKLYPVSVSCGVLEVSASGYFNWLRRRQAGHGGPARRHSDEALLAYMRAIHAEVKGEYGWPRMHKELLARGIRVGKDRVRKLMQQHGIRAKTKRKFVVTTDSRHSLPMAPDLVQRRFNPEAPNQLWSGDITYIQTDEGWLYLAAVIDLFNRQVVGWSLQPHMQASLVKDALAMAWWRRRPPPGLVFHSDRGSQYCSHEFQDALKDWGMRSSMSRKGNCWDNAPTESFWGRLKTASVHGCKFATREQARQAVMDWIAFYNHRRLHSSLGYLSPMQYEQRWYEAQRKKAA, encoded by the exons ATGAGTGACAAGCAGGTGCGTGCGCAGTACACGCGAGAGTTCAAGCAGGAGGCTGTTCGGCAGGTCCGCTCGGGTCAGGCGATTGCGGTGGTGGCCAAGGTACTGGGCATTCCCAAAGCGAGCCTGAGCAACTGGGTACGGCTGTCAGCCAAGGGAGAATTGGACGGTGCGGGCGGTGGAGGCAAGAGCATCCAGGTCTCGCCCGAGCAGATGGAGATAGCCCGGTTGCGTGCAGAGAATGCTCGCCTTCGCATGGAGCGCGACATCG GCAAAAAAAGCCGCGGCGTACTTCGCGCAGGACACGCTGCGAGGTACGCCTGGATTCACCAAATGAGAAAGCTGTACCCGGTGAGTGTGTCCTGCGGGGTGCTGGAGGTCAGCGCAAGCGGGTACTTCAACTGGCTGCGCCGGCGGCAGGCGGGCCACGGTGGACCTGCCCGGCGTCACAGTGACGAAGCCCTGCTGGCGTACATGCGCGCCATCCACGCCGAGGTGAAGGGGGAATACGGCTGGCCCCGCATGCACAAGGAACTGCTGGCCCGGGGCATCCGGGTGGGCAAGGACCGGGTGCGCAAGCTCATGCAGCAGCACGGCATCAGGGCCAAGACCAAACGCAAGTTCGTGGTGACTACCGACAGCCGCCACAGCCTGCCGATGGCGCCCGACCTGGTGCAGCGGCGCTTCAACCCCGAGGCGCCCAACCAGCTGTGGAGTGGCGACATCACCTACATCCAAACCGACGAGGGATGGCTGTACCTGGCTGCGGTCATCGACCTGTTCAACCGTCAGGTGGTGGGTTGGAGCCTGCAGCCGCACATGCAGGCCAGCCTGGTCAAGGACGCACTGGCCATGGCGTGGTGGCGCCGCAGGCCACCTCCTGGGCTGGTATTCCACAGCGACCGGGGCAGCCAGTATTGCAGCCATGAGTTCCAGGATGCCTTGAAGGACTGGGGCATGCGTTCATCGATGAGCAGAAAGGGGAACTGCTGGGACAACGCACCGACCGAGAGCTTCTGGGGTCGGCTGAAAACAGCTAGCGTACATGGGTGCAAATTCGCTACCCGTGAGCAGGCCAGGCAGGCGGTGATGGACTGGATAGCCTTCTACAATCACCGCAGGCTGCATTCGTCGCTGGGCTACCTCAGCCCGATGCAGTACGAGCAGCGCTGGTACGAGGCACAGCGTAAAAAGGCCGCGTGA
- a CDS encoding YnfA family protein: MIELTKTAALFALTAVAEIVGCYLPWLVLKQGKSLWLLVPAASALALFAWLLTLHPSAAGRTYAVYGGMYVVIALVWLWAVDGIAPSRWDLAGATVALIGMAIIALQPIQAS; the protein is encoded by the coding sequence ATGATCGAGCTCACCAAGACTGCTGCCCTGTTCGCGCTCACGGCTGTCGCCGAGATCGTGGGTTGTTACTTGCCGTGGCTGGTGCTCAAACAGGGTAAATCGTTGTGGCTGCTAGTGCCAGCGGCGAGTGCGCTGGCACTCTTCGCCTGGCTCCTGACGCTGCACCCGAGCGCGGCGGGACGTACCTACGCCGTCTACGGTGGGATGTATGTCGTCATCGCACTCGTCTGGCTATGGGCCGTGGACGGTATTGCGCCGAGTCGCTGGGATCTCGCAGGGGCGACTGTGGCGCTGATCGGCATGGCCATCATTGCCCTGCAGCCGATTCAGGCATCCTAA
- a CDS encoding lysozyme, with protein MDTHVIVVPQAAIDLAKRFEGFHRVPKHDPNRAYPYICPAGYPTIGYGHLCRPDHPPITEEEAEAYLAQDLKVALAATLRYCPVLAAEPEGRLSAIVDFTFNLGAGRLQTSTLRRRINQRDWLDAARELRRWVYGGGKVLPGLVARREAEVLLLQE; from the coding sequence ATGGACACGCATGTGATCGTGGTACCCCAGGCGGCTATTGATCTCGCCAAGCGCTTCGAGGGCTTCCATCGCGTGCCCAAGCACGATCCCAACCGCGCCTATCCGTACATCTGTCCGGCCGGCTATCCAACGATCGGCTACGGTCACCTTTGCAGGCCGGACCATCCGCCGATCACCGAGGAAGAAGCCGAGGCCTACCTCGCCCAGGATCTGAAGGTGGCGCTCGCCGCAACGTTGCGCTACTGCCCGGTGCTCGCCGCCGAACCCGAGGGAAGACTTTCGGCCATCGTGGATTTCACGTTCAACCTTGGGGCTGGGCGTCTGCAGACATCAACGCTGCGGCGGCGGATTAATCAGCGCGACTGGCTGGACGCGGCTCGCGAGTTGCGGCGCTGGGTCTACGGTGGAGGTAAGGTGCTACCTGGTCTGGTAGCTCGGCGAGAGGCTGAAGTTTTGTTACTCCAAGAATGA
- a CDS encoding HNH endonuclease signature motif containing protein — MARTGRPETPLRWRFLEKIDFDPDSGCWIWKGARHPQGYGLIKRKDGAQLRAHRVAYELAYGPIPDGLMVCHRCDRPQCVRPGHLFVGTARDNSADMVTKGRSAHLFGERNGSARLTRQAVQTIRSESGCYRDLAGRFGVSPSAIGLIKRMERWTRM; from the coding sequence ATGGCGCGAACGGGCCGCCCCGAGACGCCCTTGCGCTGGCGCTTCCTCGAGAAAATCGACTTCGACCCGGATAGCGGGTGCTGGATCTGGAAGGGGGCCAGGCATCCGCAAGGCTACGGGCTCATCAAACGCAAGGACGGCGCGCAGCTGCGTGCGCATCGAGTCGCTTACGAGTTGGCGTATGGTCCGATCCCGGACGGTCTCATGGTCTGCCATCGCTGCGACAGGCCGCAGTGTGTCCGCCCCGGTCATCTGTTCGTCGGCACTGCACGCGACAACAGCGCTGACATGGTTACGAAGGGCCGATCGGCGCACCTCTTTGGCGAGCGCAACGGCAGTGCCCGCCTGACCCGTCAAGCAGTCCAGACGATTCGCTCCGAGAGTGGCTGCTACCGTGATCTCGCCGGACGGTTTGGGGTGTCGCCGTCGGCAATCGGCCTCATCAAACGGATGGAGCGATGGACACGCATGTGA